The following are encoded together in the Mesoterricola sediminis genome:
- a CDS encoding cyclic 2,3-diphosphoglycerate synthase yields the protein MSTPRRVVILGAAGRDFHNFNTVYRDNPDYQVVAFTATQIPGIEGRLYPAVLAGKLYPAGIPIVPESELVDLIRREKPDVAVFSYSDVTHEYVGHMASQCIALGVDFELLGADKTMIKSKVPVIAITAVRTGAGKSQTTRYISNILKGLGKKVVAIRHPMPYGDLAKQACQRFGTYADLDLHACTIEEREEYEPHIDNGFVVYAGVDYEQIIRSAEKEADVILWDGGNNDLPFYASDLHIVIADPLRPGHEQIYHPGEANFRRADVIVINKCDSAKEEDIKAIEAAAARLNPKAAVIRANSPVTCEKPEMVKGKNALIIEDGPTLTHGSMSYGAGVVAARKVGVGSIVDPTPYAVKSIAFTYNKYPNARGILPAMGYGPEQVADLEQTIEATPCDVVVSATPIDITRVLKVSKPMVRVAYELAEVKPGQLAQHVEKVAKAACCCK from the coding sequence ATGTCCACTCCGCGTCGCGTCGTCATCCTGGGAGCCGCTGGCCGCGACTTCCACAACTTCAACACGGTATACCGGGACAATCCGGACTACCAGGTCGTGGCCTTCACCGCCACCCAAATCCCGGGCATCGAGGGCCGCCTCTACCCCGCCGTCCTGGCCGGGAAGCTCTACCCCGCGGGCATCCCCATCGTGCCCGAGAGCGAGCTGGTCGACCTGATCCGGCGCGAGAAGCCCGACGTCGCCGTCTTCTCGTACTCGGACGTCACCCACGAGTACGTGGGCCACATGGCGAGCCAGTGCATCGCCCTGGGCGTCGACTTCGAGCTGCTGGGCGCCGACAAGACCATGATCAAGTCCAAGGTCCCCGTCATCGCCATCACGGCCGTGCGCACCGGCGCCGGCAAGAGCCAGACCACCCGCTACATCTCCAACATCCTGAAGGGCCTGGGCAAGAAGGTCGTGGCCATCCGCCACCCCATGCCCTACGGCGACCTGGCCAAGCAGGCCTGCCAGCGCTTCGGCACCTACGCCGACCTGGACCTCCACGCGTGCACCATCGAGGAGCGGGAGGAGTACGAACCGCACATCGACAACGGCTTCGTCGTCTACGCGGGCGTCGACTACGAGCAGATCATCCGCAGCGCCGAGAAGGAAGCCGACGTCATCCTCTGGGACGGCGGGAACAACGACCTGCCCTTCTACGCCAGCGACCTCCACATCGTCATCGCCGATCCCCTCCGCCCCGGCCACGAGCAGATCTACCACCCCGGCGAAGCCAACTTCCGCCGCGCCGACGTCATCGTCATCAACAAGTGCGACAGCGCCAAGGAAGAGGACATCAAGGCCATCGAGGCCGCCGCCGCCAGGCTCAACCCCAAGGCCGCCGTCATCCGCGCCAACAGCCCCGTGACCTGCGAGAAGCCCGAGATGGTCAAGGGCAAGAACGCCCTCATCATCGAGGACGGCCCGACCCTCACCCACGGCTCCATGAGCTACGGCGCCGGCGTCGTCGCGGCCCGCAAGGTCGGCGTGGGCTCCATCGTCGATCCCACCCCCTATGCCGTGAAGTCCATCGCCTTCACCTACAACAAGTACCCCAACGCCCGCGGCATCCTGCCCGCCATGGGCTACGGGCCCGAGCAGGTCGCCGACCTCGAGCAGACCATCGAGGCCACCCCCTGCGACGTGGTGGTCTCCGCCACCCCCATCGACATCACCCGCGTCCTCAAGGTCAGCAAGCCCATGGTGCGCGTGGCCTACGAGCTCGCCGAAGTGAAGCCCGGCCAGCTGGCCCAGCACGTCGAGAAGGTCGCCAAGGCCGCCTGCTGCTGCAAGTAG
- a CDS encoding DUF4032 domain-containing protein, producing MPERTTGLRAIHVRPGHPDFLDLPWGMPLAAWPGATERILELPRGLSRHEVQFVDYGDGALYAVKELPAGLAEKEYGLLLEMQARRLPTVEAAGHVAAGDCSYLVTRYLDASHPYRVLFLNKGLERYRVRLLDAMAGLLVRLHLAGAYWGDCSLSNVLFRRDAGQLGAYLVDAETSELHDRLSDGQRRLDLMIMEENVGGDLLDISIAVPLPEGLRPETFGADVRRRYESLWHEVNREEVLRPDERWRIQARIKALHALGFSVQEIRFVATGDGDKLVMRPIVTDRDYHRHRLHDLTGLVAEDRQAELMLNEIRELRARMAKAHKREVPQSAAAFRWLTETWDPAQQALAPLVKTDAEAAEIYCQVLEHKWFMSEKAGKDVGLDAALKDYLKRFKPRRRKQG from the coding sequence ATGCCCGAGCGAACCACCGGCCTTCGCGCCATCCATGTCCGTCCCGGCCACCCGGACTTCCTCGACCTGCCCTGGGGCATGCCGCTGGCCGCCTGGCCCGGTGCCACCGAGCGGATCCTGGAGCTGCCCCGGGGCCTCTCCCGCCACGAGGTGCAGTTCGTGGACTACGGGGACGGCGCCCTCTACGCGGTGAAGGAATTGCCGGCGGGGCTGGCCGAGAAGGAATACGGCCTCCTCCTGGAGATGCAGGCCCGGCGCCTGCCCACGGTGGAGGCGGCGGGCCACGTGGCGGCGGGGGACTGCAGCTACCTGGTCACCCGCTACCTGGACGCCTCCCACCCCTACCGGGTGCTCTTCCTGAACAAGGGCCTGGAGCGCTACCGGGTGCGGCTCCTGGACGCCATGGCGGGCCTGCTGGTGCGCCTCCACCTGGCCGGGGCCTACTGGGGGGACTGCTCCCTCTCCAATGTGCTCTTCCGCCGGGACGCGGGCCAGCTGGGGGCCTACCTGGTGGACGCGGAGACCTCGGAACTGCATGACCGGTTATCGGACGGCCAGCGTCGCCTGGACCTCATGATCATGGAGGAGAACGTGGGGGGCGACCTCCTGGACATCTCCATCGCCGTGCCCCTGCCGGAGGGCCTGCGGCCCGAGACCTTCGGGGCCGATGTGCGCCGGCGCTACGAGAGCCTGTGGCACGAGGTGAACCGGGAGGAGGTGCTGAGGCCCGACGAGCGCTGGCGCATCCAGGCCCGCATCAAGGCCCTCCACGCCCTGGGCTTCTCGGTGCAGGAGATCCGCTTCGTCGCCACCGGGGACGGGGACAAGCTGGTCATGCGCCCCATCGTCACCGACCGGGACTACCACCGGCACCGGCTCCACGACCTCACGGGGCTCGTGGCCGAGGACCGCCAGGCCGAACTCATGCTCAACGAGATCCGGGAGCTGCGGGCCCGCATGGCCAAGGCCCACAAGCGGGAGGTGCCCCAGTCCGCCGCCGCCTTCCGGTGGCTCACCGAGACCTGGGACCCCGCCCAGCAGGCCCTGGCCCCCCTCGTGAAGACCGACGCGGAGGCCGCCGAGATCTACTGCCAGGTGCTGGAGCACAAGTGGTTCATGTCGGAGAAGGCCGGCAAGGACGTGGGCCTGGACGCGGCCCTGAAGGACTACCTGAAGCGCTTCAAGCCCCGCCGCCGGAAGCAGGGCTGA
- a CDS encoding class I SAM-dependent DNA methyltransferase yields the protein MEPANRFDAAAATWDQEDRRVVLAREVTAAILDRVRPEPAWRALDFGAGTGLVTLALAPHVGRMTGADTSEGMLAQLAAKAGALGLPVEVRRLDGAGDLGGPYDLIVSSMTLHHVVDVPALLVQLARHLAPGGRIALADLEPEDGSFHGEDASDVHHLGFEPADIAAWLEAAGLRDVAVARAVETTKKGRTFGIFLATGRAGA from the coding sequence ATGGAACCCGCCAACCGCTTCGACGCCGCCGCCGCGACCTGGGACCAGGAGGACCGCCGGGTCGTCCTGGCCCGCGAGGTGACCGCCGCCATCCTGGACCGGGTGCGGCCGGAGCCCGCCTGGCGGGCCCTGGACTTCGGGGCCGGCACGGGCCTGGTGACCCTGGCCCTGGCCCCCCACGTGGGGCGGATGACCGGCGCGGACACCTCCGAGGGCATGCTGGCGCAGCTCGCCGCCAAGGCGGGGGCCCTGGGCCTGCCCGTCGAGGTGCGGCGCCTGGACGGGGCGGGGGACCTGGGCGGCCCCTACGATCTGATCGTCAGCAGCATGACCCTCCACCACGTGGTGGACGTGCCGGCCCTCCTGGTCCAGCTGGCCCGGCACCTGGCCCCGGGCGGCCGGATCGCGCTGGCGGATCTGGAGCCCGAGGACGGGTCCTTCCACGGGGAGGACGCCTCGGACGTGCATCACCTGGGCTTCGAGCCGGCGGACATCGCCGCCTGGCTGGAGGCGGCGGGGCTGCGGGACGTGGCCGTGGCCCGGGCGGTGGAGACCACCAAGAAGGGCCGGACCTTCGGCATCTTCCTGGCGACCGGGCGCGCGGGGGCCTGA
- a CDS encoding thioredoxin family protein, translating into MNPRILLVPVLAATLPAFAAEPARPAQELLDAARKAAAPDRAVFVAFHASWCSWCRRLEGVLARPEVKAVLDRHFVVQWLTVQERGEKKLLDNPGAAELYARWTGGAPSGIPFYGILDAQGTLKGTSLRVLEAGKAPENLGYPGSDAEIGQFLAFLKEGAPKLTAAEAEVIRGALDAAKPRPKA; encoded by the coding sequence ATGAACCCCCGGATCCTCCTGGTACCCGTCCTGGCCGCCACCCTTCCCGCCTTCGCCGCCGAACCGGCCCGGCCCGCCCAGGAACTCCTGGACGCGGCCCGGAAGGCCGCGGCCCCCGACCGCGCCGTCTTCGTCGCCTTCCACGCCTCCTGGTGCTCCTGGTGCCGCCGCCTGGAGGGCGTGCTGGCCCGGCCCGAGGTGAAGGCGGTCCTGGACCGCCACTTCGTCGTCCAGTGGCTCACGGTGCAGGAGCGGGGCGAGAAGAAGCTCCTGGACAACCCCGGCGCCGCGGAGCTCTACGCCCGCTGGACCGGGGGCGCGCCGTCGGGCATCCCCTTCTACGGGATCCTGGACGCCCAGGGGACGCTGAAGGGCACGTCGCTGCGGGTCCTCGAGGCCGGCAAGGCCCCGGAGAACCTGGGCTACCCCGGGTCGGACGCGGAGATCGGGCAGTTCCTGGCCTTCCTGAAGGAAGGGGCGCCGAAGCTCACCGCCGCCGAGGCGGAGGTGATCCGCGGGGCCCTGGACGCCGCCAAGCCCCGGCCGAAGGCCTGA
- a CDS encoding hydrogenase small subunit, giving the protein MSEPRETLWETMKAKGHSRRDFLQFCSFAAAAAGLGPQATAAVAEALEKKSRPPVLWLHFQECTCCSESFIRASHPVVADILLDAISLDYTETLQAAAGHQAEKCRDDTMKKYAGKYILLVEGSVPTGADGAYCCVGGRSAQDILKEAAAGAAAVIAWGNCASYGCVQAAKPNPTDATPIHKLIGKPVINVPGCPPIADVMAAVIVHLLLFGRGPELDAQGRPREFYGRRVHDTCYRRPYYDAGMFVDAWDDEGARKGYCLFHMGCRGPVTYNACAVTKWNQSTSYPIQSGHGCIGCSENGFWDASPFYRHQPMVQGFAIERTADAIGAALGVGVAVGVAAHAVTTNIRKRPVISETVKESAPAGQVEEEEAK; this is encoded by the coding sequence ATGTCCGAACCGAGGGAAACCCTGTGGGAGACCATGAAGGCCAAGGGGCACAGCCGCCGCGACTTCCTCCAGTTCTGCAGCTTCGCCGCGGCCGCCGCGGGCCTGGGGCCCCAGGCCACCGCCGCCGTCGCGGAGGCGCTGGAGAAGAAGAGCCGGCCTCCCGTGCTCTGGCTCCACTTCCAGGAGTGCACCTGCTGCAGCGAATCGTTCATCAGGGCCAGCCACCCCGTCGTGGCCGACATCCTCCTGGACGCCATCAGCCTCGACTACACCGAGACCCTCCAGGCCGCCGCCGGCCACCAGGCCGAGAAGTGCCGGGACGACACCATGAAGAAGTACGCCGGCAAGTACATCCTCCTCGTCGAGGGCTCGGTGCCCACCGGCGCGGACGGGGCCTACTGCTGCGTCGGGGGCCGCAGCGCCCAGGACATCCTCAAGGAGGCGGCGGCGGGCGCCGCGGCCGTCATCGCCTGGGGCAACTGCGCCTCGTACGGCTGCGTCCAGGCCGCGAAGCCCAACCCCACGGACGCCACCCCCATCCACAAGCTCATCGGCAAGCCGGTGATCAACGTGCCCGGGTGCCCCCCCATCGCGGACGTGATGGCTGCGGTGATCGTCCACCTCCTCCTGTTCGGGCGCGGCCCCGAGCTGGACGCCCAGGGCCGGCCCCGGGAGTTCTACGGCCGCCGCGTCCACGACACCTGCTACCGGCGCCCCTACTACGACGCGGGCATGTTCGTGGACGCCTGGGACGACGAGGGGGCCCGCAAGGGCTACTGCCTCTTCCACATGGGCTGCAGGGGCCCGGTGACCTACAACGCCTGCGCCGTCACCAAGTGGAACCAGTCCACCAGCTACCCGATCCAGTCGGGCCACGGCTGCATCGGGTGCTCCGAGAACGGATTCTGGGACGCCTCCCCCTTCTACCGCCACCAGCCCATGGTGCAGGGCTTCGCCATCGAGCGGACCGCGGACGCCATCGGCGCCGCCCTGGGGGTGGGCGTGGCCGTGGGCGTGGCCGCCCACGCCGTCACCACCAACATCCGCAAGCGTCCCGTCATCAGTGAGACCGTGAAGGAATCCGCCCCCGCCGGCCAGGTCGAGGAAGAAGAGGCCAAGTGA
- a CDS encoding nickel-dependent hydrogenase large subunit has translation MNKRIVIDPVTRIEGHLRIEAVVENGVVKDAYSAGTMVRGIEKILKGRDPRDAWAFTERVCGVCTTVHALASCRAVEDALGITVPKNAELVRNLMFCAQYLQDHVVHFYHLHALDWVDVVSMLKADPAAASKIAQSLSPWPKSNPGHFAAVQQRLRKYVESGQLGIFANGYWGHKAYKLPPEVNLIAVSHYLDALEWQKDIVKIHAIFGGKNPHPNYLVGGVPCSFSTEEVGAINTERLNHVASLIKDAIAFVEQVYVPDLLAVASFYKDWGAIGGGLENYLAYGDLPTRGYGDVSSFLLPRGAILGRNLNEVHEVNGKNEEEIREYISHSWYRYAGGDDKGLHPWKGETEFAYTGPKPPYEQLDVEGRYSWLKTPRWKDHPMEVGPLARMLVAYAKGNTDVKELVGAVLKKLDVPVTALFSTLGRTAARGVETQVVAHWMKGFFDELIGNIRNGELRTHTRHAWDPATWPAEAQGVGLTEAPRGALAHWIRIKDKAIDNYQLVVPSTWNASPRDGKGQRSSYEAALIGTPVANVDQPVEILRTIHSFDPCLACAVHLYDPDGRQIHQVQFN, from the coding sequence ATGAACAAGCGCATCGTCATCGATCCCGTCACCCGCATCGAAGGCCACCTCCGGATCGAGGCGGTCGTGGAGAACGGCGTCGTGAAGGACGCCTACAGCGCCGGCACGATGGTCCGCGGCATCGAGAAGATCCTCAAGGGCCGGGATCCCCGGGACGCCTGGGCCTTCACCGAGCGGGTCTGCGGCGTCTGCACCACCGTCCACGCCCTGGCCAGCTGCCGGGCCGTGGAGGACGCCCTCGGGATCACCGTCCCGAAGAACGCGGAGCTGGTGCGCAACCTCATGTTCTGCGCCCAGTACCTCCAGGACCACGTGGTCCACTTCTACCACCTGCACGCCCTCGACTGGGTCGACGTGGTCTCCATGCTCAAGGCCGACCCGGCCGCCGCCTCGAAGATCGCCCAGTCCCTGTCGCCCTGGCCCAAGTCCAACCCCGGCCACTTCGCCGCCGTCCAGCAGCGGCTCCGGAAGTACGTGGAGAGCGGGCAGCTCGGGATCTTCGCGAACGGCTACTGGGGCCACAAGGCCTACAAGCTGCCCCCCGAGGTGAACCTCATCGCCGTCAGCCACTACCTGGACGCCCTCGAGTGGCAGAAGGACATCGTCAAGATCCACGCCATCTTCGGCGGGAAGAACCCCCACCCCAACTACCTCGTGGGCGGCGTGCCCTGCTCCTTCAGCACGGAGGAGGTGGGCGCCATCAACACCGAGCGCCTCAACCACGTGGCGAGCCTCATCAAGGACGCCATCGCCTTCGTGGAGCAGGTCTACGTGCCCGACCTCCTGGCGGTGGCCTCCTTCTACAAGGACTGGGGGGCCATCGGCGGCGGCCTCGAGAACTACCTGGCCTACGGCGACCTGCCCACCCGGGGCTACGGGGACGTCTCCTCCTTCCTGCTGCCCCGCGGCGCCATCCTCGGCCGGAACCTGAACGAGGTCCACGAGGTCAACGGGAAGAACGAGGAGGAGATCCGCGAGTACATCAGCCACAGCTGGTACCGCTACGCGGGCGGGGACGACAAGGGCCTGCACCCCTGGAAGGGGGAGACCGAGTTCGCGTACACGGGCCCCAAGCCCCCCTACGAGCAGCTCGACGTGGAGGGCCGGTACTCCTGGCTCAAGACGCCGCGCTGGAAGGACCACCCCATGGAGGTGGGCCCCCTCGCCCGGATGCTCGTGGCCTACGCCAAGGGCAACACGGACGTGAAGGAGCTCGTGGGCGCCGTCCTCAAGAAGCTGGACGTCCCGGTGACCGCCCTCTTCAGCACCCTCGGCCGGACCGCCGCCCGCGGGGTCGAGACCCAGGTGGTGGCCCACTGGATGAAGGGGTTCTTCGACGAGCTGATCGGCAACATCCGCAACGGCGAGCTGCGCACCCACACCCGCCACGCCTGGGACCCCGCCACCTGGCCCGCCGAGGCCCAGGGCGTCGGCCTGACCGAGGCGCCCCGCGGCGCCCTGGCCCACTGGATCCGCATCAAGGACAAGGCCATCGACAACTACCAGCTCGTGGTGCCCAGCACCTGGAACGCCTCCCCCAGGGACGGCAAGGGCCAGCGGTCCTCGTACGAGGCCGCCCTGATCGGCACCCCGGTGGCCAACGTGGACCAGCCCGTGGAGATCCTGCGGACGATCCACTCCTTCGACCCCTGCCTGGCCTGCGCCGTCCACCTGTACGATCCGGACGGCAGGCAGATCCACCAGGTCCAGTTCAACTGA
- the cybH gene encoding Ni/Fe-hydrogenase, b-type cytochrome subunit, translating to MTSTNATYRRVYVWELPVRAFHWINGIAVALLMATGFAIGNPVHVDMAQEASGQYWFGAVRFVHFTAAWVFLVNFAARIYWGFAGNQYASWKTFIPTSRGTLAEILEVLKVDIFQTRLKGHVHLGHNPLAGAIYFGTFFLFLFQVATGFALYAPMSGSWVAKAFAWVVPLLGGDQNVRQWHHIMLWFYVLFCMVHIYLVFYHDYIEGRGTTSSMVGGWKFERKERREGP from the coding sequence ATGACCTCCACCAACGCGACCTACCGGCGCGTCTATGTCTGGGAGCTCCCCGTCCGGGCCTTCCACTGGATCAACGGCATCGCCGTGGCCCTCCTGATGGCGACGGGCTTCGCCATCGGGAACCCCGTCCACGTGGACATGGCCCAGGAGGCCTCGGGCCAGTACTGGTTCGGGGCCGTCCGGTTCGTCCACTTCACGGCGGCCTGGGTCTTCCTGGTGAACTTCGCGGCCCGCATCTACTGGGGCTTCGCGGGCAACCAGTACGCCTCCTGGAAGACCTTCATCCCCACCTCCCGCGGGACCCTGGCCGAGATCCTGGAGGTCCTCAAGGTGGACATCTTCCAGACGCGGCTCAAGGGCCACGTCCACCTGGGCCACAACCCGCTGGCGGGCGCCATCTACTTCGGGACCTTCTTCCTGTTCCTGTTCCAGGTGGCCACCGGCTTCGCCCTCTACGCGCCCATGAGTGGCAGCTGGGTGGCCAAGGCCTTCGCGTGGGTGGTCCCCCTCCTGGGCGGGGACCAGAACGTGCGCCAGTGGCACCACATCATGCTCTGGTTCTACGTGCTCTTCTGCATGGTGCACATCTACCTGGTCTTCTACCACGACTACATCGAGGGCCGGGGCACCACCTCCTCCATGGTCGGGGGCTGGAAGTTCGAGCGGAAGGAGCGGCGTGAAGGCCCCTGA
- a CDS encoding hydrogenase maturation protease — protein MKAPDVLVLGIGNTLLGDEGVGVHVVRALAAAPAPPGVTCLDGGTGSLVLLEPMQAAGRLVLVDATADGNPPGTVRRLRPRFSSDFPPSLAAHDIGLRDLLDSFYLLGAPEPDVALITVSIALPQDLATELSPAVAAAVPEAVAAVLRELPALPKAGPVA, from the coding sequence GTGAAGGCCCCTGACGTCCTGGTCCTCGGCATCGGCAACACCCTCCTGGGCGACGAGGGCGTGGGGGTCCACGTCGTCCGCGCCCTCGCGGCCGCCCCCGCCCCGCCCGGGGTGACCTGCCTGGACGGCGGGACCGGCAGCCTGGTGCTCCTGGAGCCCATGCAGGCAGCGGGCAGGCTGGTGCTCGTGGACGCCACCGCCGACGGAAACCCGCCCGGCACCGTCCGCCGCCTCCGGCCCCGCTTCAGCTCGGATTTCCCCCCCAGCCTCGCCGCCCACGACATCGGCCTCCGGGACCTCCTGGACAGCTTCTACCTCCTGGGCGCCCCCGAGCCGGACGTCGCGCTGATCACCGTCAGCATCGCCCTGCCCCAGGACCTGGCCACCGAGCTCAGCCCCGCCGTGGCCGCCGCCGTCCCGGAGGCCGTCGCCGCCGTCCTCCGGGAGCTGCCCGCGCTTCCCAAGGCCGGTCCGGTCGCCTAG
- a CDS encoding GxxExxY protein, producing MGRHWGEVDGEDHPHKEITQAIIGEAIEIQKALGHGLLEDPYKVCLAHSLRLAGHKVKREVFLDIEWRGLVGLILSPRASARSSAPPRSNRMLRMRGAIRHCSTDSLFQLPHAPARMGISHY from the coding sequence ATGGGAAGGCATTGGGGAGAGGTCGACGGGGAGGATCATCCGCACAAGGAGATCACCCAGGCCATCATCGGGGAGGCCATCGAGATCCAGAAGGCTCTGGGGCACGGACTCCTGGAAGATCCCTACAAGGTCTGTCTGGCGCACTCCCTGAGACTGGCCGGCCATAAGGTGAAGCGGGAGGTTTTCCTGGATATCGAGTGGAGGGGGCTTGTGGGCTTGATCCTTTCTCCGCGAGCCTCAGCGAGATCCTCCGCGCCTCCGCGTTCCAATAGGATGCTGCGAATGCGCGGCGCCATCAGGCACTGCAGCACAGACTCACTATTCCAGCTCCCCCATGCTCCGGCACGGATGGGGATTAGCCATTACTAG
- a CDS encoding sulfite exporter TauE/SafE family protein, whose translation MHTAWQYLTVAGAAFTAGTLNAIAGGGTLVSFPALLGIGLTGQQANVTSTLALWPGSVGGFIGHRGDLKGTRSFALRLMPPSLGGALVGAGLMLATPASTFNLLIPWLILTATLLMAANDPIQRFLGAHPGGERSRAWWVGAVGFQFLVGVYGGFFGAGIGILMLAALSLLGLSDIHQMNGLKNFLSLSINGIAILCFLAGEAVFRAHNIVWSAAAVMAAAAMAGGLFGSHMAHRVGRRTVRVIVILVGFVLTAWYFHKVHG comes from the coding sequence ATGCACACCGCTTGGCAGTACCTCACCGTCGCCGGGGCGGCCTTCACGGCCGGGACCCTCAACGCCATCGCCGGTGGCGGGACCCTCGTGTCCTTCCCGGCCCTCCTGGGCATCGGGCTCACGGGGCAGCAGGCCAACGTCACCAGCACCCTGGCCCTCTGGCCCGGCTCCGTGGGCGGCTTCATCGGCCACCGGGGCGACCTCAAGGGCACCCGGAGCTTCGCGCTCCGGCTCATGCCCCCCTCGCTCGGCGGCGCGCTGGTGGGGGCGGGCCTGATGCTCGCCACCCCCGCCAGCACCTTCAACCTGCTCATCCCCTGGCTCATCCTCACGGCCACCCTCCTCATGGCCGCCAACGATCCCATCCAGCGCTTCCTGGGCGCCCACCCTGGAGGCGAGCGGAGCCGGGCCTGGTGGGTGGGCGCCGTGGGCTTCCAGTTCCTCGTGGGGGTCTACGGCGGGTTCTTCGGGGCCGGCATCGGCATCCTCATGCTCGCCGCCCTCTCCCTCCTGGGGCTGAGCGACATCCACCAGATGAACGGGCTCAAGAACTTCCTGTCGCTCTCCATCAACGGGATCGCCATCCTCTGCTTCCTGGCCGGCGAGGCGGTCTTCCGGGCCCACAACATCGTCTGGAGCGCCGCCGCCGTCATGGCCGCGGCCGCCATGGCCGGGGGCCTCTTCGGGTCCCACATGGCCCACCGCGTCGGCCGGCGCACGGTGCGGGTCATCGTCATCCTGGTGGGCTTCGTCCTCACCGCGTGGTACTTCCACAAGGTCCACGGCTGA
- a CDS encoding hybrid sensor histidine kinase/response regulator produces the protein MTSGWGNGETVLVVDDDRNTRLALNRALVREGYTVHGLADGADVLAYAERRRADLVILDVMMPGLGGIEACRRLRAMPGWEHTPVLILTGTDVEEAYAQAQSCGADDFLAKPVRRQELLLRVKSLIRVGLLVQDLKTSVATIEDQKQVILQGRELQDRLQAFLLHDLKNPIAAILLQAEMRAAAEGPDREAWGRVLAGTEHLMKLVVSWMDHLRSQHAGIQPDLAEVQVAPFLDAVLARHAVLFGARKVRAGIQPLPPGFRHAMDPVLMDRVLDNLLDNSLRYAPEGSLLALGADRGQDGSLHLWVADHGPGVPEDVRGRMFDLYAQLETRHGTFHARHNRGLGLAYCKAAVESHGGRIWVDDNPGGGSRFHVELPDVCRFPRA, from the coding sequence ATGACGTCCGGCTGGGGCAATGGCGAAACGGTGCTGGTCGTCGACGACGACCGCAACACGCGGCTGGCCTTGAACCGGGCGCTCGTGCGCGAGGGGTACACCGTGCACGGCCTGGCGGACGGAGCCGATGTCCTGGCCTACGCCGAGCGGCGGCGGGCGGACCTGGTCATCCTGGACGTGATGATGCCGGGCCTGGGCGGCATCGAGGCCTGCCGCCGCCTGCGAGCCATGCCCGGCTGGGAGCACACCCCCGTGCTCATCCTCACGGGCACGGACGTGGAGGAGGCCTACGCCCAGGCCCAGAGCTGCGGCGCCGACGATTTCCTCGCCAAGCCGGTGCGCCGCCAGGAGCTCCTCCTGCGGGTCAAGTCCCTCATCCGGGTGGGCCTCCTCGTGCAGGACCTCAAGACCAGCGTGGCCACCATCGAGGACCAGAAACAGGTCATCCTCCAGGGCCGCGAGCTCCAGGACCGCCTCCAGGCCTTCCTCCTCCACGACCTCAAGAACCCCATCGCGGCGATCCTCCTCCAGGCCGAGATGCGGGCCGCCGCCGAGGGGCCCGACCGGGAGGCCTGGGGCCGGGTCCTCGCCGGCACCGAGCACCTCATGAAGCTGGTGGTGTCCTGGATGGACCATCTCCGGTCCCAGCACGCGGGGATCCAGCCGGATCTGGCGGAGGTGCAGGTGGCGCCCTTCCTGGACGCCGTCCTCGCGCGGCACGCCGTCCTCTTCGGGGCCCGGAAGGTGAGGGCCGGCATCCAGCCCCTGCCCCCCGGCTTCCGCCACGCCATGGACCCGGTGCTCATGGACCGCGTCCTGGACAACCTGCTCGACAACAGCCTCCGCTACGCCCCCGAAGGGAGCCTCCTCGCCCTCGGCGCGGACCGGGGCCAGGATGGGTCCCTGCACCTGTGGGTCGCCGACCACGGCCCGGGGGTTCCCGAGGACGTCCGGGGGCGCATGTTCGACCTCTACGCCCAGCTGGAGACCCGCCATGGGACCTTCCACGCCCGGCACAACCGCGGCCTGGGGCTGGCCTACTGCAAGGCCGCCGTGGAGTCCCATGGGGGACGGATCTGGGTGGACGACAACCCCGGCGGCGGCAGCCGGTTCCACGTCGAGCTGCCCGACGTCTGCCGGTTCCCGCGGGCCTGA